In Persicimonas caeni, a single window of DNA contains:
- a CDS encoding NFACT RNA binding domain-containing protein, which produces MTLSRAEIELILDEICPLAGRAVIQRVLEADRQTRVLQLREPGRTHRLLLCTEPNLTRIHFVDDRPTQPPKPSAFTMQLRKWLEGALFEGVRQLSQDRIVRFDLEAVDPDWEPDPEDEDERAPRMPVALVVELTGRHANWFLLDAHDMIIGQLDDAVLGGRELGRGKPYEPPPPPPDPSIGSEVRFELDARPADNFERSRAVAAHYGKAKHERELDELLSKVESRLKRRRKRLERRIGHVEGDLERAEEADEYKRRGELLQSAWGKVERGAESVEVPDFYDEAMPVVEIPLDPALDLQANIEQYFHEYHRLKDAREQIEERLLESMESRDRVEEALEELDGYRDDLEALEAFAERIEAAGILPPERKQRQTRGGKKERKPYREFESKHGTAILVGRGAADNDTVSTSVARGRDMWFHARDWAGAHVLLRMRKNDESPKSDDMLDAATLAAWFSRGKDDTIVDVTYTRAKYVRKPKGFPPGRVTVADASTIGVAIEKERLERLLATEK; this is translated from the coding sequence ATGACTCTATCTCGAGCCGAAATTGAGCTGATTCTCGACGAGATCTGCCCGTTGGCGGGCCGCGCGGTGATCCAGCGAGTACTGGAGGCTGACCGGCAGACGCGCGTCTTGCAGCTTCGCGAGCCCGGACGCACTCATCGGTTGCTTCTGTGTACGGAACCGAATCTGACCCGGATTCATTTCGTCGACGACCGCCCGACCCAGCCGCCCAAGCCGTCGGCATTTACGATGCAGCTGCGCAAGTGGCTCGAGGGCGCGCTTTTCGAGGGAGTTCGCCAACTTAGCCAAGACCGCATTGTGCGCTTCGATCTGGAGGCGGTCGATCCCGACTGGGAGCCCGATCCTGAAGACGAGGACGAGCGCGCGCCCCGGATGCCCGTCGCGCTCGTCGTCGAGCTGACCGGCCGCCACGCCAACTGGTTCTTGCTCGACGCCCACGACATGATCATCGGTCAACTCGACGACGCCGTGCTCGGCGGGCGCGAGCTCGGCCGAGGCAAACCATACGAGCCCCCACCGCCCCCGCCCGATCCCTCAATCGGCTCGGAAGTGCGCTTCGAGCTCGACGCGCGCCCCGCGGACAACTTCGAACGCTCCCGGGCCGTCGCCGCGCACTACGGCAAGGCCAAACACGAGCGCGAACTCGACGAACTGCTCAGCAAGGTCGAATCGCGCCTGAAACGACGGAGAAAGCGCCTCGAGCGGCGGATCGGCCACGTCGAAGGCGACCTCGAACGTGCCGAGGAGGCCGACGAATACAAACGCCGCGGCGAGTTGCTCCAGTCGGCCTGGGGCAAGGTCGAGCGCGGCGCCGAGTCGGTCGAAGTGCCGGACTTCTACGACGAGGCGATGCCCGTGGTCGAGATTCCGCTCGATCCGGCGCTCGACCTACAGGCCAATATCGAGCAGTACTTCCACGAATACCATCGCCTCAAAGACGCCCGCGAGCAGATCGAGGAGCGGCTCCTGGAGTCGATGGAGAGCCGCGATCGCGTCGAGGAAGCGCTCGAGGAGTTGGACGGATACCGCGACGATCTCGAAGCGTTGGAAGCGTTTGCCGAGCGTATCGAGGCAGCGGGGATCCTCCCTCCGGAGCGAAAGCAACGTCAGACGCGCGGGGGCAAAAAGGAGCGAAAGCCGTACCGTGAGTTCGAGAGCAAGCACGGCACGGCCATCCTGGTCGGCCGCGGCGCCGCCGACAACGATACGGTCAGCACGAGCGTCGCCCGGGGCCGTGACATGTGGTTCCACGCACGGGACTGGGCAGGGGCGCACGTGCTCCTGCGCATGCGCAAAAACGACGAGAGCCCCAAGAGCGACGACATGCTCGACGCGGCGACCCTGGCTGCCTGGTTCTCGCGCGGCAAGGACGACACGATCGTCGACGTGACCTACACGCGCGCCAAATACGTGCGCAAGCCCAAGGGCTTCCCGCCGGGGCGCGTGACTGTGGCCGACGCCTCGACGATCGGCGTCGCCATCGAAAAAGAGCGCCTCGAGCGCCTGCTCGCCACCGAAAAGTAG
- a CDS encoding AgmX/PglI C-terminal domain-containing protein gives MKIVCGSCGAKYSIADEKVQGKVFKIRCKKCSNVIVVKGDSQQAEDHQQEAAGDSSMSAAYGGTSGASEWYVVIDGDQVGPISPEEIEAYYTSGRVNAESFAWRDGLSDWQPLSDLEEFAHLTQHDMGSPEDATAVVESPFNDAGGDYDDGGGEFNEDATSVMPADDFRAQFEEQDAAASAAADDGMGYGDDGGYDAGYDDGGYDAYGDGGGGYDDQFGNEADSGAYAADGGQGGYEGFGGADAGYDDAGGYDDGGSYDSGYDDGGYDSGYDDGGSYDDGYDSGPSNDGMFASFDSGADGGDSGYDGFGGMDDGGAEESEGGVQSANDMIGQRNENSVLFSLSSLDSVGAVGGGDDASAGGGGDSGGGGGAVTEGSGLIDIQNLASAHKAMKGGGGGGGGASPMGGPAAGGDDDPFGAGTMSMPALMPMGSHKSNKGLIIGLSIGGILLVGGIAAAAVLLLNKDDKPQEPQQKVVYVEKESDDKDEKDDEKKSADEEEAAAAAKAVEEGDGAKKDGEEAEKEGEDKEEKASAKKDDDKGSRKSTTTRRKKDDDKPKRTAKKEEKKDDDLGSLIDGIGKGGSKSSGGGSKPEPKKSVPQKLSRSMVKSTVAKYNGRIHSCYTGSNRNKMAGTVFVRYTVKPSGRVSAASVTTGKFKGTDVGKCVERVVRQMKFPETQSSLTVNYPFILK, from the coding sequence ATGAAGATCGTTTGCGGAAGCTGTGGAGCCAAGTACTCCATTGCCGACGAGAAGGTTCAGGGGAAAGTCTTCAAAATTCGCTGTAAGAAGTGCAGCAATGTGATCGTCGTCAAAGGTGATTCACAGCAAGCCGAAGACCACCAGCAGGAAGCTGCCGGTGACTCGAGCATGAGCGCCGCTTACGGCGGCACTTCGGGGGCCTCCGAATGGTACGTCGTGATTGACGGCGATCAGGTCGGCCCCATCAGCCCTGAAGAGATCGAGGCATATTACACTTCGGGCCGAGTCAACGCGGAGAGCTTCGCCTGGCGGGACGGCTTGAGCGACTGGCAGCCTCTGAGCGATCTCGAAGAGTTCGCCCACCTGACCCAGCACGACATGGGCAGTCCCGAAGACGCCACGGCCGTGGTCGAGTCGCCGTTCAACGATGCGGGCGGCGACTATGATGACGGCGGGGGCGAGTTCAACGAGGACGCCACCTCGGTGATGCCTGCCGATGATTTCCGTGCCCAGTTCGAGGAGCAAGACGCGGCGGCCAGCGCCGCAGCCGACGACGGGATGGGCTACGGCGACGATGGTGGCTACGACGCCGGCTACGATGACGGCGGCTATGATGCCTACGGCGACGGCGGCGGCGGCTACGACGATCAGTTTGGCAACGAAGCCGACAGCGGCGCCTATGCCGCCGACGGCGGCCAGGGTGGCTACGAAGGTTTCGGCGGTGCAGACGCCGGCTACGATGACGCTGGTGGCTACGACGACGGTGGAAGCTACGACAGTGGCTACGACGACGGCGGCTACGACAGTGGCTACGACGACGGCGGAAGCTACGACGACGGCTATGACTCGGGACCCTCCAACGACGGCATGTTCGCCTCGTTCGACTCGGGCGCCGACGGCGGCGATTCGGGCTACGACGGCTTTGGCGGCATGGACGACGGTGGGGCCGAGGAGTCGGAGGGCGGCGTCCAGTCGGCCAACGACATGATCGGCCAGCGCAACGAAAACTCGGTTCTGTTCAGCCTTAGCAGCCTCGACTCGGTCGGTGCTGTGGGTGGCGGAGACGACGCTTCGGCAGGCGGTGGCGGCGATAGCGGTGGTGGCGGTGGTGCCGTCACCGAAGGATCGGGTCTCATCGACATCCAAAACCTCGCCTCGGCCCACAAAGCCATGAAGGGCGGCGGTGGCGGTGGCGGCGGCGCAAGTCCCATGGGCGGCCCGGCTGCCGGTGGCGACGACGATCCGTTCGGCGCCGGTACGATGAGCATGCCCGCGCTGATGCCAATGGGCAGCCACAAGTCCAACAAGGGCCTGATCATCGGCCTCTCCATCGGCGGCATCCTGCTCGTCGGCGGTATCGCCGCGGCAGCCGTGCTTCTGCTAAACAAAGACGACAAACCCCAAGAGCCTCAGCAAAAGGTCGTCTACGTCGAGAAAGAGAGCGACGATAAAGACGAGAAGGACGACGAGAAGAAGTCGGCCGACGAAGAAGAAGCCGCCGCGGCAGCCAAAGCTGTCGAGGAGGGCGACGGGGCCAAGAAGGACGGCGAGGAGGCCGAGAAGGAGGGCGAGGACAAGGAAGAGAAAGCCTCCGCCAAGAAGGACGACGACAAGGGCAGTCGCAAGTCGACCACCACTCGACGCAAGAAGGACGACGACAAGCCCAAGCGCACCGCCAAGAAGGAAGAGAAGAAGGACGACGACCTCGGCTCGCTCATCGATGGCATCGGAAAGGGCGGGAGCAAGTCGAGCGGCGGCGGATCGAAGCCCGAGCCCAAGAAGAGCGTGCCTCAAAAGCTGAGCCGCTCGATGGTCAAGAGCACTGTCGCCAAGTACAACGGCCGCATCCACAGCTGCTACACCGGCAGCAACCGCAACAAGATGGCCGGAACCGTGTTCGTTCGCTACACCGTCAAGCCCTCGGGCCGGGTGAGCGCGGCGAGCGTGACCACCGGCAAGTTCAAGGGCACCGACGTCGGCAAATGCGTCGAGCGCGTGGTGCGCCAGATGAAGTTCCCCGAGACGCAGAGCTCGCTGACGGTGAACTACCCGTTCATCCTGAAGTAA